One Cellulomonas taurus genomic region harbors:
- the flgK gene encoding flagellar hook-associated protein FlgK: MSTFSGLGTALSSLIAQRQGLEVSGQNVANANTVGYTRQRATMSSLPASSVPSMFATSSGVGQGVFTSGFERMGDIFVDARLRTETSGAAYLKQISASYTQLEDAVGEPGKTGLSSQLTEMWTAWSEAAKSSNTSASRSVLLERSTAVTNRIATLYNGAQTQWNQTLTTTQSLVTQVNTTANNLADLNNRILSITNAGGSANELMDARDQLITQLSGLVGASVRIQENGTVDVMVAGNALVNGAKANALEVTGAKNFDQAMAGEQVSVVWAKNQASAGLDGGRVAGLLTVLAPPNATGTGGMLTEAATGYNALATQIATQVNALHSTAYTEAGYATATTAGDFFALEAGKPAALGLKVAITDPKDIGLAAAGAGALDGSIGDKLAALATDTTGPNATWSAAVVQLGVRAASASSRSSVAEAARATSEAQQLAQTSVDTDEESINMLAYQRAYEGAARVLTAIDEMLDTLINRTGVVGR; this comes from the coding sequence ATGAGCACCTTTTCCGGACTCGGCACCGCGCTCTCCTCGCTGATCGCTCAGCGGCAGGGGCTGGAGGTCTCCGGCCAGAACGTCGCCAACGCCAACACCGTGGGGTACACCCGCCAGCGGGCCACGATGTCGTCCCTGCCGGCCTCGTCGGTCCCCTCCATGTTCGCCACTTCCTCCGGGGTCGGCCAGGGGGTCTTCACCAGCGGCTTCGAGCGGATGGGCGACATCTTCGTCGACGCCCGGCTGCGCACCGAGACCTCCGGCGCCGCCTACCTCAAGCAGATCAGCGCCTCCTACACCCAGCTGGAGGACGCGGTCGGCGAGCCCGGGAAGACCGGGCTGTCCAGCCAGCTCACCGAGATGTGGACCGCGTGGTCCGAGGCCGCCAAGTCCAGCAACACCTCCGCCTCCCGGTCGGTGCTCCTGGAGCGCTCGACCGCGGTCACCAACCGGATCGCCACCCTCTACAACGGTGCGCAGACCCAGTGGAACCAGACGCTGACCACGACCCAGTCGCTGGTCACCCAGGTCAACACCACGGCGAACAACCTGGCCGACCTGAACAACCGCATCCTGTCGATCACCAACGCCGGCGGTTCGGCCAACGAGCTGATGGACGCCCGCGACCAGCTGATCACCCAGCTCTCCGGCCTGGTCGGCGCCTCGGTCCGGATCCAGGAGAACGGCACCGTCGACGTGATGGTCGCCGGCAACGCCCTGGTGAACGGCGCCAAGGCGAACGCCCTGGAGGTCACCGGGGCGAAGAACTTCGACCAGGCGATGGCCGGTGAACAGGTGTCGGTGGTCTGGGCCAAGAACCAGGCGAGCGCCGGACTGGACGGCGGCCGGGTCGCCGGGCTGCTGACCGTGCTCGCCCCGCCGAACGCCACCGGCACGGGCGGGATGCTCACCGAGGCCGCCACCGGCTACAACGCATTGGCCACCCAGATCGCCACGCAGGTGAACGCGCTGCACTCCACCGCGTACACCGAGGCCGGTTACGCCACCGCGACCACCGCCGGGGACTTCTTCGCCCTGGAGGCGGGCAAGCCCGCCGCCCTCGGCCTGAAGGTCGCGATCACCGATCCGAAGGACATCGGACTTGCGGCGGCGGGCGCGGGTGCGCTGGACGGGTCGATCGGCGACAAGCTCGCCGCCCTGGCCACCGACACCACCGGCCCGAACGCCACCTGGTCCGCGGCCGTGGTCCAGCTCGGCGTGCGCGCCGCCAGCGCGTCCTCCCGGTCCTCGGTCGCGGAGGCCGCTCGGGCCACCTCCGAGGCACAGCAGCTGGCCCAGACCTCGGTGGACACCGACGAGGAGAGCATCAACATGCTCGCCTACCAGCGCGCCTACGAAGGCGCCGCCCGGGTGCTCACCGCCATCGACGAGATGCTCGACACGCTGATCAACCGCACGGGGGTGGTGGGCCGATGA